CCACCACCAGCAACTCCAGCAACGTAAATCCATTGGGTGCAATGGCTGGCATCTGGCGCGCGCGCAAATTGCGATGCGCCACGACAGGCATTACAGGTCCCACGAGCCGATATCGGCGTCGACACCTTCACCGCCCGGCTGACCATCGGCGCCGTACGAAAACACATCGACTTCGCCCTTGATCCCAGGCGACAGGAATTGATAGGGATTGCCCCACGGGTCCTTCGGCAACTTGTCGATATAACCACCGGTTTTCCAGCCGTTGGCGGCCGGGCCGCTGGTCGGCTTGGTGACCAATGCCTGCAGCCCCTGCTCCGTCGTCGGATAGCGCTGGTTGTCGAGCTTGTACAGCTTGAGCGCCTGCATCAGCGTGCCGATATCCTGGCGCGCGGCCTGGATCCGCGCATCGTCGGTACGCCCCATCAGTTTGGGCACGACCAAAGCAGCAAGAATGCCCATGATCACAACGACCACCATGATTTCAATCAGCGTGAATCCGCGTTGCATGACAGCTGCGGAGCGATGTCGAATAGACGGGTACATTGTGTTCAGCATTTCTTTCCTTATCAAAAAGC
This DNA window, taken from Collimonas arenae, encodes the following:
- the gspG gene encoding type II secretion system major pseudopilin GspG → MQRGFTLIEIMVVVVIMGILAALVVPKLMGRTDDARIQAARQDIGTLMQALKLYKLDNQRYPTTEQGLQALVTKPTSGPAANGWKTGGYIDKLPKDPWGNPYQFLSPGIKGEVDVFSYGADGQPGGEGVDADIGSWDL